The genomic region TTTAATTTCATCATGAATCTGCCGCCCATCGGCACCGGGGCGCATCTTGCGAAGGGCCATTTGCTGGCCTTCAAAAACTGTTTGGTACATTTTTTTTACTTTTTCAGAGGCTTTGCCACGAACTACTGTCCGGGTCATATCCCCGAAATAACCGCTTTTCTGTTCACGCGGAAAAATATCGAGAATGATCGTCTCATGCGGACGGAGTACACCAAATCCCCTTTCATGGGGGTCACACGCCTGATTTCCACCGGCGACAATCGTATGCGCGGGCAAACCTCCCAGCCGGATGATGGTGGCATCAATCTCAGCGCGCACTCTTTCACTGGTTAATTTTTTCCCTTCAAAGGTAAGGGATTTGCGGACAATTTGCGCATTCCTGATCAAGTCGATTCCTGCCTTTAAGCCTGCCTCGGTCATCCGCAAGGCCCCTTCGACAGCCTTCACTTCTAGAGCACTTTTAAATTCCCGTTCGGGAAAAAG from Verrucomicrobiota bacterium harbors:
- a CDS encoding Xaa-Pro peptidase family protein yields the protein YLLRQRKLREIHVPPDFPLRLAEQLNEQDIWLVSTDKLFPEREFKSALEVKAVEGALRMTEAGLKAGIDLIRNAQIVRKSLTFEGKKLTSERVRAEIDATIIRLGGLPAHTIVAGGNQACDPHERGFGVLRPHETIILDIFPREQKSGYFGDMTRTVVRGKASEKVKKMYQTVFEGQQMALRKMRPGADGRQIHDEIKEYFTRQGFPTGIKKGRQSGFFHGTGHGVGLEIHESPRFGLTTFKPGQVITVEPGLYYWGVGGVRIEDIALVTSKGNRLLSDFPYQLEI